GAAACGATTGGTTCAATATAGATTTATTCTATATCTTTGCCTTATGCCAAGAAATAAAGAGTTTGATTACTTCGAAAAATTGGAAATAGTGCGTAACCTATTTTGGGAAAAAGGTTATCATGCAACTTCCATGAATGATATTGTAGATGCTTTAGAGCTTAACAGAAGCAGTATTTATAATACCTATGGAAATAAACATACCCTTTTCCTGAAATGTTTGGAGAATTACGCCAAAATGAAAACAGCACAATATAAGAAGGCTACTTCGTATGACGGGTCATCGTTTGAAATACTTGGCCATACCGTCCACGATGTTATGCATCAGACAATTCAGGACAAAAAAGCCTGCCTTATTATCCGTACTATCTTTGAGCTGGGAGACAGCGATCCACTTGTGAACCATCTGATTACCACTAATGCAAAGGTGCTTGAAGAAATATTCAGAACGCTTATAGAAAAATCTATAGTAGAAAATGATATTAAGCATAATATCCTACCCGAAGTGGCAGCCAGATGCATTCTTTCTTCTTTTAGTGGATTTTATAGGCATTATATCGTTTCTGGAAAAAAAGCAGAAGTAGAACAGATGATCGATTTTATGTTAAGCTCAATGCGGGCATAAAATTTTTTTGTTCTATTTTGAAACGATCGTTTCAAAATAGAACAAAACAGAATTCAAATAAAATTATACTCATTAAAATAACAATAGCGATGTCAGAAAATAGACAAAAACAGGTCGTACAGGCCTATTTCAAAAAGGTAGATTCACGAGAATTTGATGCGGGATATTATAATCTATTTACGGAAGATGTAGAACTATACTTTCCAAAATTTGGCTTTGGTTATGGTAAAGAAGGCCTCAGAAAATTCGGTGTAAAGATGTCAGGCTTTTTAGAATCCCTCCGCCACGATATTGAAAATTTCACCTATATTCAATCCGAAAATTTAATTGTAGTTGAAGGAAGTGAAAATGGAACTTTATTGGATGGTCGATCATGGCCTGATAACCAAAATTCATTCGGAAAATTTTGTAACGTCTTTGAATTCAACGGAGATTTGATCAAAAGGATTCATATATATGCAGATCCAGATGTAGCATCAGAAGATAAGTTGGGGATAGCCAGATTAAGCGGCAACAACATGGATATTAACGTAAAATCAATTGAAGAGGTCACAAAAGAAGTCGTAAATACTTTCTACCATTTACTTCGCAGTGGTAACACGGAAAAAATTGCGGACCTTTTCGCAGACGAGGTGGACTGGGATTTACCTGGTAATAAGGAGAAATTTGAATGGATAGGAAAAAGAAAAAACAAAAAGGAGATTTCAGAATTCTTTCAGCAATTGAAACGAAATATAAGATCGGAAGAATTTAATATTGACTTTATTGCTTTAGAAGGAGAAAATGCAGTTGGGGTGGGTAGTCTATCTTCAACTATCCTTGGGTATAATAAAGTATTCAGTTCAGAAATCACGAATATTTTTAAAGTACGCAATGGTAAAATTATAAAATATCATTTTATGGAGGATAGCTATAAATTGGATAGGGAGATGAACTGATCCAAAAAACATAATAAAACATACTTTTGTAAATTAGACCAACAGAATAAAGCCTGCTCAATAGCAGGCTTTATTCTGTTGGTCTAATATCGTTTGTTTATATTTAATCTTCAATTACGTTTTTTTACTCCTCAACCACAGATGCATTTGGGGCATTGTTTTTAACGGAATTAATACCACTATCCCTACTTCCGGTTGATTCGTACATCTCGCTACTGCCGATTACCTGGCCGTTGCTCGCTTTCAGATTAAAAAAGTACTTGCCATTGGATGAAGTTTTCTTCTCATAACGTCCATCATTTGGAGCATTTGTTTTTACTGAATCAATACCATTTGTACACGCTCCTTTAGTCGTATACATTTCGCTGGAAAGAATGGTCTGACCATTATCCGCTTTCAAATTAAAATAATACTGTCCGTCTTTGGCAGTTTTAACAACAAATTTTCCCATGATCTAAATTTAAAATGTATGTATAACAAATATATCTTTTTCTTAAAATATTCAAATATAATTAACTGTTTTTTAATAAAAATCAACTGGTTAACTCAATAAGTTGGATTTCGAAATATGCAATAATTGGTAGAATATAATGCATATGTTTATTGAACTTTTGAAAGCGGTATGCTGCATTCCTTTCCACAGAGCAGAAATCAATAACTAAGCTAAGTCTAAAGCTGATGTATACATGGAACTGACAAGGTGAACATAATTTTCCCTTTATTTCTGGAAACTGCCACACCTCCGCCATGTATTTCAGCGATCTGTTAGGTTATAAATAATCCAAGTCCCAGCCCGCTCCCCTTTGATTTTGTGACAAATGGCTGAAAAAGTTCGGCTAAGTCAGTAGGTGCTATCAGATCTACTTCATTCTCAATAGTAAAAACATAGTTATATTGTCTATAAATGAAGAAATCTCAATGCTTCCCCCCTTCTTACGATACTTATAAGAATTGCCAATTAAATTGGAAAATGCCCTACCTATCTTGCTCCTGTCACATACGATTGGGGGTACGGTTTTAATATTTTTAATTAAAAGCCTTGGGTTATCTGAGCTGAACTCACTAATAATCTCCTCTATTAATTGTTCCACACGAACATATTCACAATTCAATACAGCAGCACTTCCCAGTTTCATCCTATTGAAATCGAGTATATCACCTATCATATTTTTCATTCTTAATGAAGCATCGACTATCTGACCCGCTATTTCATTTAATTTGTAGCTGGACACTTTATATTTTAAAAATTGTGATAATATGAGAACGGAACAAAGTGGATTTTGAAGGTCATGGGCCAGGGACATCAAAATGATATCTCTGTTTTTGGAATATTCCAATTCGATATCCAAGCGCTCCCTAACCTTCTGAATATTAGAAATCGAGGCAAAATTTATAACGATAATATCGCAATAAATCGCCATCATCTGAGTAAATATTTTTTTATCGAAAAAGCTTGAAGTTGAACTAAAAAAAAGAGCTTCCCAAGCAGTATGCCATCTTTATCCAAAAGTGGAAACGATAGAAAACTTCCTATCCTATTCTGCAACAAAAGATTCTTCCACGCTCCATTTTCACAATATTGAATATCCTGAATAACGATTGGATTTAGCTCCTCCCGAATTTTACTACATACATCGTAATAATCTCGATCTGAATCAAATATCAGCTGTTGATATTTGGCATCGTATCTACACCAAAAGGACTGATTCCCATCCCTTTCTTGCTGTATAATCGCTGTTTCCATATCTGTTTGAAAACATAACCCTTCCAGAATTTTTTGGATCGTGTCCATATCACCATTTGCAAACAGGTTATCGCTTTCCTGTTTCTTTGCCCTACTGTATTTATCCATATAACGTTTTCATAAGACTCACCCTATAAGCATTATTCAATTAATATAAACTAGTTTCCAACCTGTAGTTCATGCTAATAGGATCATCTATAGCCACATAAGACTAACTTCCTAACTTCAATGCTTTCAGCTATTCGCTCAAAGTATACCTTAAGGGGTGTTAGAATTAACATTATTAGAATTAACATTACAAGAGTCATTATGAACCCGAAAGACAGAGAAGATATTTAATCTCATAATATTAATACGAAAAGCTAAAGATATTAAATATGATAAAAGACCGCTAGTTCATTTAATTGCTGTAATCTCTATTTTATTTACAAAAATCCAAACTAAATAATACGAATAAATTGCATAAGCTTCCTTACTAAGGAATGAATTTAGTGCGATAGTTTCTCCGAACACAAAAAACAGAAACTTTTCTAAAGATCTTAATAACCCCTTTTTTAACGCTTAATTGTACCTTTATTCGTTTTTCAAATCAATCGTTTAGTTCTAGCAATAATCCCCAAATTACTGCTTTATTTTTATCGTCGCCGACCATCGTGAATGGTCGGCTTTTTTTTAACGTTGCAGTCTTACCTATAAATATCACAGTCCACTCCTATTCTAGGTTATACAGGTTAGAATAATCTTAAGAAGTCTATTTCCATATATTCATATCGTCTATTAATTTTCACATGTTTGTAGCATCTGCCTACAACATATTTTTACAGCTAAAACACTAATAATGATAACTTTTTTAAAGATTTCAGAAACTTTAACCTAGGATAATCAACCTGTCATTCGCTATTTTTGTATAGAGATTTATATACATATTTTTTTATTTTGTACCCAGGTTTCTGGATCTGGGTACTTTTTTAATTGATGTGAAGATCTACCGTCGTGAGATAGCGGGTCTATTTGCCTTTGGCGGTCATGAATAAATATTTACATCTGTCGGATGTCAATATCTAAAGATACAGAGCATTTTTGATGTTAACTTATAAAGATGTGGATTGCCCCTAGAAGTAGCCAATGCTAAAGCCTCCTCTGTTAATGAGAATATCAAAACTTAGGAGGCTTTTTTTATGCAAAATAAGCAGAGCGATACGTTGAGAAATAGCAAAAATAAAAACCTTCTACTAACAAAATATGTTTTCTATATAGTAATTTTACAACCATATTTTTCACAACTATCAACCATCTCGTACATTTCGAGTACCTCCAATAAATTTCCCCAAATTTTGGGAAACATTTAAAAGGTGGATCTACTGTGACATATGCAATTCCTTGAATGATATAAATTCAGTATCGGTACATGCGACTTAAAAATTGACAAATAAAAAAAAGAACAATCCTCGTTTCCGGTGCAAGTATCGCTGGTCCCACCCTGGCATTTTGGCTACAGCGATTTGGTTTTGATGTAACGGTTATCGAACGTGCAGATGAATTAAGGTTGGGTGGTCAAAATATAGATGTTCGGGAAGAGGCACAGCAGATAGTCCAGTTGATGGGATTGGAAAACAAGATCCGCCAGGCCAATACCGGGGAACTGGGTGTTCGCTTTGTTAATAAAAACAATCAGATCATAGGATCTTTTCCGAAAAGGAATTCAGGGTTCGGAACAGCTGAACTGGAAATTCTGCGTGGCGATCTTGCAAAAATTCTCCATGAAGCCACATCCGACAACGTTGATTATATTTTTGGCGATCAGATCACAGCTCTAGCAGATAAAGAAGATATGGTTACCGTCACCTTTAAAAATGGTCCCCAACGTTCCTTTGATCTTGTCATTGCAGCAGATGGCATCCGTTCCACAACGCTCACCTTAATGTTCGGAAATGAACCGGTGATAAAATATATTGGTGTCTATTGTTCATATCTGACCATTCCCCGTATTGAATCGGATACAAAATGGGCTTATTGGTACAATGCGCCTGGATCAAGAGTGATTAACATACGACCTGACAATGAGGACACTACCAGAACTTCATTTTCCTTTCTGTCACCGGATAGTGGATATGAAAAACTCAGTTTAGCAGAGCAAAAAGAAATTATTAGACAAAAGTTTGCAGATGCTGGCTGGCAGGCTCCACGTATACTTACTGCACTGGAAGAAAGCAAAGATGTGTACCTGGACAGAATCAGCCAGGTAAAAGCTCCCAGATGGACCAAGGGAAGATATGCCATGGTGGGAGATGCTGCTTATTGCCCCACCCCTATGACCGGAATGGGCACAAGTCTCTCGATTATTGGCGCTTATATTTTGGCAGGTGAACTGTCCAGACATAACTGTCATAAAGAAGCATTCGCCGCTTATGAAAAATTATTACGTCCGTATGTTGAAGAAATTCAAAACCTACCTCCGGGTGTGCCTTGGATCGCACATCCAAAAACAAAATTCGGTATCGGACTATTTAATACTGTCCTAAGAGTTGCCTCCAGCAAAATAGCTAATAAGGTTTCAAAACTCTTTACGGGCAAAAAAGAAAAAATAAAAAAAGATAGGATTCAACTACCCATCTATAAGTAAAACTTACTTTGTAAATTATAAACGGGCTATGCAGTAGTAGGACCGCAAAGCCATTGTCAAAGTTAGATTGATTACATGGGGTAATATCCATGCATCGACAAGCTATAAGAACAGTGAGCTGAAAATTTTATTTGAGGTTTCCCTGTATGTAAGCGCCTTTCTAAGAAAACCTTATGATGAACCCCTGGAAATTACTGCCGCTGGAAGATCATATAATCTATTAGAATAATTTACGCCTAATTTTAGTATATTCATTATAAATATAGCCATTATGAATAATCGATTTTATACAATTTTAGGATTGATAGCGACGGTTACGGCCGTTGCCATGTATGTCTCCTATATTCACCAGATCGCCAATAATCTTAAGGGTCTCAAAAGAGACGGGATACTGCCATTGGTTGCGGCGATCAATTGCACATCCTGGGTCACTTATAGACTGCTCAGAAAACCAAAAAAAGATGTGCTAGGATTAAATTGTAGGTCTAACAGACAGGTAACCAGACATAATATAGGTAGATTTTTCAAGACGATGATCTTTGAATTAAATTGACCAGATAATCAATCGTAAAATAGAACAAACATAATTTTAGGGTTTAGTTCTTCATTTTTGTACACAAAAATGATTTTGTTACCCGATATTTGCTATTTAAATTCTCGGTTTACTCCATTTCCTAGAAATTCTCCTCCTTTGTATTTGAAAAGGTATTGATAACTAAATACTCCAGACATAACTATTCTTATTTGACGCATTCACATCGATTATCTCTTTATTGCTTTTCCGAAAATGATCTAATTTATTTTCAAGCTTCCCTTGTTCTCTAGCCCTTATAATTCCTTTACCTCCTAAATCGACAGTCTTCCAAAATTTTGATATTCTTCCATGATTGAATATTTACATTAAGATTTCATAAAAGAAGTTGTTTAATTTGTTAAGTGCAATCAAATTACAAACGATCAGCACATGAAGGTTCTAATATTAAATCTCCACCTGAAAATTTGACTACAACAAATACCAACTCAGTTATATTCGAACGGGTAACAATCAAGAATTTTACAATCGAAATCTAATTCAAAGTTTAGTTTAGAAAAAGTTTTAAAAAATTATGGAAAAAAGAAAATTAGGAAAGAGCGGATTAGAAGTGTCTGCGTTAGGTTTTGGCTGTATGGGCTTAAACTTTTTAGACGGTAAAGGAATTGAGAAAAATGAAGCTTTAGCACTACTTCGCAATGCAGTTGAAAGAGGTATAATGTTTTTCGATACCGCAGAAGCCTATGGACCTTATACCAATGAAGAAATTGTTGGAGAAGCGCTCCAGTCATGTCGTAAAGACGTTGTAATCGCCACAAAATTTGGTTTTAAAGACGCCCTACCGACAGCAGGCTTAGACAGTAGGCCCAAAACTATCAGAGCTGTAGCCGAAGCTTCGTTGAAAAGACTAAGAACTGACTATATTGATCTGTTCTATCAGCACCGTGTCGACCCTCATGTTCCGATAGAAGATGTGGCGGGAACAGTAAAAGACCTGATCCAGGAGGGTAAAGTAAAACATTTTGGCCTGTCGGAAGCAAGTTCAAAAACGATCCGAAAAGCACATTCGATTCAACCTGTAGCAGCTTTGCAAAGTGAATACTCTTTATTTTGGCGCGAACCCGAAAATGACACATTACAAACATTGGAAGAGCTGGGAATTGGTTTCGTTCCATTCAGTCCTTTAGGTAAAGGCTTCCTCACCGGTACCATAAAGAAAAAATTGGAGGATATCGACCGCAGAAATGTTCTTCCCCGTTTCAGTGAGAAAAATATTGAAGCCAATCAGATTCTGGTAAACGTACTTTCGGAAATCGCGAAAGAAAAAGATATTACAACGGGTCAATTAGCATTGGCTTGGCTCTTAGCTCAAAAGCCTTGGATAGTACCCATTCCAGGGACAACAAAATTGCATCGTTTAAAAGAAAACATTGGCAGTACAAATATTTTGCTGACTACAGATGAACTTTCAAAAATTAACACATCTGTAAATGGGATTTCAATCCAAGGTGACCGCTATCCCGAAATACTAGATAAACAAATAGACAAGTAAAGACGAAAAACAACGCAAATTCTCAACGGAAAAGCAGTTCTTGTTACAGGGGCAACCCAAAATGTTGAGATTAGCAATATTGTTATTCGCACCTCAAAACAAAATTGATTAAATTCGAAAATAGAAATGAATAGACAATCGAATATAAATCACATTAAAAACATATCGCAATTGGTACGGGAATTGGGTCTTCCCGCACCAATGCATCCATTGATTGCATTGGTTGATTACAGATTTGTTTCTCCGGGAAGGTTCCCAAAGGGAAAAAAATTTCTTATTGATTTCTACAAAATTTCTTTTAAATCTGCATTCAAAGGGACAACTAAATATGGTCAGGGACATTATGACTTTGAAGAAGGAGGAATGGCATTTATGAAACCTAAGCAAATTGTTGCCGCTCCTGAAACCACAGAAAACTATGAAGGTTTTGTCTTATATTTTCATGCAGATTATATCCGAAACTATCCATTGGGAAAACTAATAAATAAATTTGGATTTTTCTCCTATAATGTTTCAGAAGCCTTACTTCTGTCAGCTAAGGAAAAAGAAATCATAACAAATTTATTTAATACAATTGCCAACGAATTAGAAAATAATATCGACAAATTCTCCCAGGATGTTTTAGTTTCACAGATAGAATTACTTTTAAATTACAGCAATCGTTTTTACAACCGCCAATTCATTACAAGGAATGCCGTGAACAATGATATTATAACTTCTTTGGATAACCTACTAAACAGCTATTTTGAAGAAGAAAATAGCTTGCAAAATGGCTTGCCTTCAGTTAAATATATTAGTAGGACATTAGGGTTATCACAGCGTTATCTAAGTGATATGTTGCATTCACTGACAGGGCTGAACACCCAACAATATATCCAGGACACCATCATAGAAGTAGCTAAAGAAAAATTATCCACCACTAATTTATCTGTTTCTGAAATCGCTTATGCACTGGGATTTGTGCACCCCCAATCATTCAGTAAATTGTTTAAGACCAAAACTAATTTTTCGCCTCTAGAGTTCAGAGACTCCTTCAACTATTAGTTTTGGCGTGGAATCAAGAACTATTGATAACAAATTGGAGGCGGCATGGGTAAAAAAGACCTGATGGGCTTTATAGCTCTATAACTGAAGGAACTAAGCCACTGCTCTCCTAAGAAGGGAAAGAAGTTGGTTTTCACTGTGAGAGCAGATAACATATAACGAGAACCCCTATAAAGTAACAATATAATCAATTGAGGAACTTAATTCTGAAAGAAACTTCCCTTGTCAAAAAGTGATGGGTACAATAAATCACTTATTAATTACAAACATCTTAATTACAAACATCAATCAGAACAACCGAAATCAACGAGCCAAAAATAACGTTAGATCTTTTAAGGGACCACTCTGATTTCATTAAAAAGTAATAGAGTTTGATCTACATAGATCAAACTCTATTGTCATTACATTAATAAAGAATAGACATATAATTCTCTAAATACAAAACAAATAACATTTTTCATACCTTCGAACAGTATTTTTGTGACCATATATAAATGGCAACTGCTATTCAAAATAGAATCTGAATAAAGTAGTACTTGGATTTGTCAATGTCTATCGTTAACTCATTCCTGCCATAGTATAAATGATGCCGTAATATTTAGTGCCTCTTCAGCCGCATCCAATTTACCCAAATTAGATGGGAATACATGGGGCATTCCTTCCCAAATGTGTAAGTCAACTCTAGTATTATTACGAATTGCTTTTTCTGTGTATCGGAGAGAATCTCCTAACAGAATCTCAGCCTCACCCACATGGATTTGAATCGGAGGCAGCCTATATAAAGATCCATATAGTGGTGATACGTATGGATCATAAGGTGATATTCCGTTTAAATATCTAGCAGCATCTCTTTCTAGACTGGCCCTTGCTAAAAGTATATCATTTTCAGCCTTAGATTGCATCGTTATAGAATCTAATTTCAAGTCAGTCCAAGGAGAAAATACAGTGCACGAAGACGGATTTAATAAATCATCTTGAAAGGCTATTTTTGCCATCGTCACTAAAGCTAATCCCCCGCCCGCAGAGTCGCCCATTATAGATATATTTTTAAAGCCTTTATTTAATAAACCGATATAAGCTGATTGAGCATCTTCAACTGCAGCTGGATATGGGTTTTCTGGCGCCAGGCGATAATCAGGAATAAATAGCGATAAATTTGCTCTTTCTGCAATATTTCCTGCAAAATTTCTATATGCTCGTGAAGAACCTACGTTATAGGCTCCGCCATGAAAATAAAGAATCGCCCTTGAATCAATATCATTATTTGGAATACACCACCAACCCTTTACTCCATTTATCGTTTCTTCATAATAACTAACTTTCTTTGCACTTTTAATGGATTCCATCACCTGATCAAATGGTGCTCTAGTTTGTGGACCTTCAACTTTGCCCTTAAGTGTCGAAAACTGTTCTTTCATTAACGAAATAACCGCTAAATCGTGGGGTGTTATTGAATGATAGATATTCGCTACACCTCTAAGCTCATCATTAAACATTTTTATTAAATTTATGGTTCAATAATTTCTAAAACAACTTTGCCCAAAATCCTTTCTTGCCCGACAAAATCCTGAGCTACTGCTGCATCAGTCAAAGAAAATTTTCTAAAAACCTTGATTTTAATATTCCCATTTTCTATATATTTTACACCAAAATCGAGCTTTTTAGAATCAGGGACAGCATTTACAAATTTGGTTGTAATTCCAAATTTATTAGCCAATTCTTCCGAACCAGGCATAACGGTACTTAAAAGTATACCGCGGGGTTTCAATTTATTATATGATTGAAAATGA
The window above is part of the Sphingobacterium sp. ML3W genome. Proteins encoded here:
- a CDS encoding TetR/AcrR family transcriptional regulator encodes the protein MPRNKEFDYFEKLEIVRNLFWEKGYHATSMNDIVDALELNRSSIYNTYGNKHTLFLKCLENYAKMKTAQYKKATSYDGSSFEILGHTVHDVMHQTIQDKKACLIIRTIFELGDSDPLVNHLITTNAKVLEEIFRTLIEKSIVENDIKHNILPEVAARCILSSFSGFYRHYIVSGKKAEVEQMIDFMLSSMRA
- a CDS encoding nuclear transport factor 2 family protein, producing the protein MSENRQKQVVQAYFKKVDSREFDAGYYNLFTEDVELYFPKFGFGYGKEGLRKFGVKMSGFLESLRHDIENFTYIQSENLIVVEGSENGTLLDGRSWPDNQNSFGKFCNVFEFNGDLIKRIHIYADPDVASEDKLGIARLSGNNMDINVKSIEEVTKEVVNTFYHLLRSGNTEKIADLFADEVDWDLPGNKEKFEWIGKRKNKKEISEFFQQLKRNIRSEEFNIDFIALEGENAVGVGSLSSTILGYNKVFSSEITNIFKVRNGKIIKYHFMEDSYKLDREMN
- a CDS encoding YegP family protein gives rise to the protein MGKFVVKTAKDGQYYFNLKADNGQTILSSEMYTTKGACTNGIDSVKTNAPNDGRYEKKTSSNGKYFFNLKASNGQVIGSSEMYESTGSRDSGINSVKNNAPNASVVEE
- a CDS encoding HAMP domain-containing sensor histidine kinase, whose translation is MMAIYCDIIVINFASISNIQKVRERLDIELEYSKNRDIILMSLAHDLQNPLCSVLILSQFLKYKVSSYKLNEIAGQIVDASLRMKNMIGDILDFNRMKLGSAAVLNCEYVRVEQLIEEIISEFSSDNPRLLIKNIKTVPPIVCDRSKIGRAFSNLIGNSYKYRKKGGSIEISSFIDNITMFLLLRMK
- a CDS encoding FAD-dependent monooxygenase: MLVSGASIAGPTLAFWLQRFGFDVTVIERADELRLGGQNIDVREEAQQIVQLMGLENKIRQANTGELGVRFVNKNNQIIGSFPKRNSGFGTAELEILRGDLAKILHEATSDNVDYIFGDQITALADKEDMVTVTFKNGPQRSFDLVIAADGIRSTTLTLMFGNEPVIKYIGVYCSYLTIPRIESDTKWAYWYNAPGSRVINIRPDNEDTTRTSFSFLSPDSGYEKLSLAEQKEIIRQKFADAGWQAPRILTALEESKDVYLDRISQVKAPRWTKGRYAMVGDAAYCPTPMTGMGTSLSIIGAYILAGELSRHNCHKEAFAAYEKLLRPYVEEIQNLPPGVPWIAHPKTKFGIGLFNTVLRVASSKIANKVSKLFTGKKEKIKKDRIQLPIYK
- a CDS encoding aldo/keto reductase, which translates into the protein MEKRKLGKSGLEVSALGFGCMGLNFLDGKGIEKNEALALLRNAVERGIMFFDTAEAYGPYTNEEIVGEALQSCRKDVVIATKFGFKDALPTAGLDSRPKTIRAVAEASLKRLRTDYIDLFYQHRVDPHVPIEDVAGTVKDLIQEGKVKHFGLSEASSKTIRKAHSIQPVAALQSEYSLFWREPENDTLQTLEELGIGFVPFSPLGKGFLTGTIKKKLEDIDRRNVLPRFSEKNIEANQILVNVLSEIAKEKDITTGQLALAWLLAQKPWIVPIPGTTKLHRLKENIGSTNILLTTDELSKINTSVNGISIQGDRYPEILDKQIDK
- a CDS encoding helix-turn-helix transcriptional regulator, with amino-acid sequence MNRQSNINHIKNISQLVRELGLPAPMHPLIALVDYRFVSPGRFPKGKKFLIDFYKISFKSAFKGTTKYGQGHYDFEEGGMAFMKPKQIVAAPETTENYEGFVLYFHADYIRNYPLGKLINKFGFFSYNVSEALLLSAKEKEIITNLFNTIANELENNIDKFSQDVLVSQIELLLNYSNRFYNRQFITRNAVNNDIITSLDNLLNSYFEEENSLQNGLPSVKYISRTLGLSQRYLSDMLHSLTGLNTQQYIQDTIIEVAKEKLSTTNLSVSEIAYALGFVHPQSFSKLFKTKTNFSPLEFRDSFNY
- a CDS encoding alpha/beta hydrolase, with product MFNDELRGVANIYHSITPHDLAVISLMKEQFSTLKGKVEGPQTRAPFDQVMESIKSAKKVSYYEETINGVKGWWCIPNNDIDSRAILYFHGGAYNVGSSRAYRNFAGNIAERANLSLFIPDYRLAPENPYPAAVEDAQSAYIGLLNKGFKNISIMGDSAGGGLALVTMAKIAFQDDLLNPSSCTVFSPWTDLKLDSITMQSKAENDILLARASLERDAARYLNGISPYDPYVSPLYGSLYRLPPIQIHVGEAEILLGDSLRYTEKAIRNNTRVDLHIWEGMPHVFPSNLGKLDAAEEALNITASFILWQE